GTTCCTGTAATAAGAATATGCATTTGTTCTGTTTTTTTTCGGCAACCAGAATTGACTTCAGGATCTTAAGGGTTGCTGAATTATCATCGATTTTCCGGATCCTTCGCCTATGGCAAATTTAGGCATAATTGCAGACCTGTTTCCCAAAAATCTGTATTTTTATCGTTTCCGGCATTAAGGAAGGGTAGGCAGCAAAAAAAACATAAAAGGATTATATGGCTCAGGATTCAGAAAAGGATCTTTCACGTTTGTGTGTCCACACCATCACAACCCGTCCGCTTGATCTTGAAACAGCGGTTGCCAAATATGCATCAAGGGGTATACAGGGAATAACGGTATGGCGTGATGCCCTGCAAGTGACTGGAGCAAAGCGGGCAGGCAGGATCATCAGAGAGGGGGGTCTTGATCTGGTTTCTCTTTGCCGGGGCGGGTTCTTCCCGTCGATCGATCCGGCAAAAAGAAGGAGTTCGATTACCGACAACCTCGCTGCCCTTGAAGAGGCCCATGATGCAGGGGCTCCTTTACTTGTTCTTGTTTGCGGTGCAGATCCCGGGCAGTCGCCCGGAACATCACGCGAACAGATAAAGGCAGGTATAGAGGCCATCCTCCCGCGGGCTGCCGAACTGGGAGTAAGGCTTGCCATTGAACCGCTGCATCCGGTCTATGCCGATACGCGCTCATCAATAAATACCATGAAGCAGGCGATTGATATGGCCCGTTATTTTGATTCTTCCTGGCTGGGTGTCGCAGTGGATGTTTACCATGTGTGGTGGGACGAGGAACTTGAAACAGCTATTGATGCCTGTGGCAGGGACGGAAGGCTTTTTGCTTTCCATATATGCGACTGGAAAGTGCCCACGGGTGATATTCTCAATGACAGGGGACTGATGGGGGAGGGATGCATCGATATACGCCGGATAAGAGGGTGGATGGAGCGAAGCGGTTTTGAAGGTTACAATGAAGTTGAGATCTTCTCCGACATTTACTGGAACCATGACCAGAACCAGTTCCTCGACATGATAGTCCGCGCCTATCTTGATCATTCCTGATTATTTTTGATATCCCGGCCGCAAA
The nucleotide sequence above comes from Marinilabiliales bacterium. Encoded proteins:
- a CDS encoding sugar phosphate isomerase/epimerase gives rise to the protein MAQDSEKDLSRLCVHTITTRPLDLETAVAKYASRGIQGITVWRDALQVTGAKRAGRIIREGGLDLVSLCRGGFFPSIDPAKRRSSITDNLAALEEAHDAGAPLLVLVCGADPGQSPGTSREQIKAGIEAILPRAAELGVRLAIEPLHPVYADTRSSINTMKQAIDMARYFDSSWLGVAVDVYHVWWDEELETAIDACGRDGRLFAFHICDWKVPTGDILNDRGLMGEGCIDIRRIRGWMERSGFEGYNEVEIFSDIYWNHDQNQFLDMIVRAYLDHS